The genome window AATATCAAGAGCATCAATATATAGATGGTTGAATAGAAAAGATTTAAGACCAACAGTGGTCAAAACTCGTCAAAGAAAATTAGATAAATCAGCACTATATGAAGATGTAGTGAAAAATCCAGATGATAAATTAATAGATAGAGCGAAAAAATTTGGAGTAACAATGTCAGCAATATCTCATGCATTCAAAAAAATGAACATAACAAGAAAAAAAACAGTTACGTTATAGAGAAAGAAATAGAAAACAAAGAATAGAATACTTACAAAAATTAAGAGAATTAGTCAAAAAATACGGAAGTAAGAGTATGGTATTTATTGATGAGTAAGGATTTGAGGAAATAAGTACTTGCATTTATGGGTGGTCAAAAAAAGGAAAAAAAATTTATGATGAGAAACAAGGAAAACGAGGAAAAAGAGAAAATTTAGTAGCAGGAAGAAGAAAGAAAGAAAAAGATTTTATTGCTCCAATGATCTTTACAGGAAGTTTAAATGCAGAAAGTGTTGAATCATGGCTAAAAATGTATTTATTACCATCACTAAAACAATTTTCAATACTAATAATGGATAATGCACCAATCCACCGAAAAAATATGATAAAAGAATTAGTAGAAGAAGCAGGTCATCTAGTAATGTTTTTACCAACTTATTCACCAGATTTAAATGATATTGAACACGATTTTAGTGCTTTAAAAAGAGCAAAAATGTATAGCGATAGTACTAGCTAAATGTCTCAGTCTTATTTTGATTGACTATAAATCTATTGTTATGGCTCACTAAATAAGAAAAAAAAGACTGTATATCATCTAAATCAATGTTATTTAATTTAATTTCTGGTTGATTTTTTAAATATTCCCTAATAACTTCTATTATTTTATAATTATTCACCATTATTAATTTTCTAAGTATTGATTATTTATTGGAAACACTAACTCTAATAATACAATTAAAAAAGGTGGGCAATGCCCACCCTACAGTTAATTAATGATAATCAAAAATTTACTCAATACCTTCGATGCGATCTTCCGCTTCTTGGTAAAGTTGTTGTAACTTCTCAATATTCTCATCAGAAGTTTCCCAATAACCACGGCCGTTAACTTCCAATAAAGTGCTAACCATACGACGGAAAGAATTGGGGTTCAAATCCATCAACCGTTTACACATCTCCTCATCTTGGATAAAGGTAGTGTTAGTGTCCTCATATACCCAGTTGTCCACAGCGTCGGCGGTGGCACTCCAACCCATGGTATTTACAAGGCGTTTGGATAATTCCCTTACCCCTTCATAACCGTGGGATAACATACCTTCATACCATTTGGGGTTTAATAATTTGGTACGGGCATCTAGGCGCACAGTTTCCGAGAGGGTACGCACTTGAGCGTTAGCGGTGGTGGTGTCTGCGATGTATGCAGAGGGTTTTTTACCATCATCGCGCAAGGATGCTACTACCTTGGTAGGATCAGAGTCGAAGTAGTGGGATACATCGGTTAAGCTAATCTCGGAGGAGTCTAAGTTTTGGAAGGTGGCATCAGCAGTTTTCAAGGATTTCTCAAAAATGTCTCTGCCTTCATCCATTACCCCCGGATTGTCGGAGTTGAAAGCGAAGGATTTACGGTTTAAGTACATATCCCGCAATTCTTGCTCTTCTTCCCAGCTACTATTTTCTACGGCTAAGTTAACGTTGGAAGAATAGGAACCAGAGGCGTTAGAGAATACACGGGTTGCCGCCTGACGGAGGTTGATACCCATTTCTTCTGCTTGATCTAAGGCGTGTTTGCGCACAAAGTTCATCTCGATGGGTTCATCGGCTTCCGCTGCTTTTTTCACCGCTTGATCTAATAAGTTCATTTGGTTTATGAATAGATCACGGAATACCCCAGAACAGTTTACCACTACGTCAATGCGGGGTCTGCCTAATTCTTCTAGGGGAATTAATTCGAGTTTGTTAACCCTTCCCAAAGCATCAGGTACAGGTTTTACCCCAATCATCCACATGATTTGAGCGAGGGATTCACCGTAGGTTTTGATGTTGTCGGTTCCCCATAATACACAGGCGATGGTTTCGGGATATTTACCACCGTTGTCGATCTTTTGACGCTCTAGGAGTCTGTCCACCACGATTTTAGCTGATTGTACGGCGGCTAGGGTGGGGATTTTTTGAGGGTCTAGGGCGTGAATGTTTTTCCCTGTGGGTAATACATTGGGATTACGGATGGGATCTCCCCCAGGGCCGGGTAGTACATATTCCCCCTCAAGGGCTTTGAGTAAACCGCCTAATTCGTTATCGGCACAAACTTGCTCAAGGCAAAATTCGAGGAATTCAAATAGGGGTTTGATGGCTTTTTCATCCACGTTGGTATAACCAAATTCATGGAGTTTGGCAACCCAAGGTTCTTTTTTACCCATGTTGAAGAAGTTTAACTTGGAAACAAGGGAGACTCTTCCTTCGGCGTTAATTTGTTCTTCTACTAAGGCTCTGACGGCGGCTCTGGTGGCTTCGGTGATGTGTTGTAATAGTTCTACATCGGCGAGTACCCCTCTATCGGCGTTACGATAAATTTCTTCCATATTACGCCCGATACTTCTGGCGATGATGGTGGGTAAGCTCCAGATTCCGTCGTCTTCACGATCTAAGCTACCAATGTTGACTAAAGTTGCGATCGCCTCTTCAGCGGTAGGAGGTTTACCGATGACGTGTAACCCACAGGGTAAAAGACGAGATTCGATTTCCATCAACTTACGATATACCGCCCCAACGATAGTATCCCTTTGCTCTTCGGTGAGGGTGCTAGAGTCAAATAATTGAGGCTCTTGCCCTTCGGGGGTAGCAATTTCAGGAATATCTTTATCAAGGTTACAGATACGGGCTTGATCAACGATGGTATTAACGATTTGCACCGCACGACCACCTTCTTTTAACCCTTGGTAAGAACCGATTAACTCACTCAATTCTTCCAAACCTTTGTAGAGTCCAGCATTTTCAGCGGGGGGGGTAAGGTAAGAAATGGTATTGGCATAACTACGACGTTTGGCGATGGTTGCCTCACTGGGGTTGTTGGCAGCGTAGTAATAGATGTTAGGAATATTACCGATGAGACTATCGGGGTAACAATCTCCAGACATCCCCATCTGTTTACCAGGCATAAATTCGAGGGAGCCATGGGTTCCGAAATGGAGTACCGCATCCACGCCCCAAACTTTTTCAAGGTAGGTGTAGTAAGCGGCAAAACCATGATGAGGGGAAGCCGAGCGAGAAAATAACAATCTCATGGGATCTCCTTCATAACCGAAGGTAGGTTGTACCCCAATAAAGACGTTACCGAAGTGTTTACCGTAAATTAAGAGGTTTTGACCGTCACTGTTAAGATGTCCAGGTGGTGGTCCCCAGTTTTCTTCTAGTTTTTGGGAGTAAGGGGTTAAACGCTCATATTCTTCCACACTCATGCGGTAAGCCACGTTTAACTCAGGGCTAGAGTATTGTGCCTGAGCGTCATGGATGACCATTTCCATTAGTTCTTTGGGGGTTTCGGGTACGTCTTGGATGTCGTAGCCGTTGTGTTGCATTCCCTTCAAGACTTCATGGATAGAGCCGAATACGTCTAAATAAGCCGCTGTACCGACGTTTCCTTTATCGGGGGGGAAACTGAAGACGGTAATGGCAAGTTTTTTCTCTAATTTGGGTTTTTTGCGTAGGTTTGTCCATTTTAAAGCCCTGGAGGCGATCGCCTCTACCCTATCTTGTAAAGTAATAGAGCGTCCAGTATTACCATCTCTACCAGAGAGAATAATAGGCTCAATAGCACCGTCTAACTCAGGAATAGCAATTTGCAACGCTACTTGGATAGGGTGTAAACCAAGATCACTTTCTTCCCATTCTTCCGTGGTTTGGAATACCAAAGGTAAAGCCACCATGTAGGGACGATTGAGACGCTTGAGCGAATCTACCGCCTTGGGATGATCCTGTCTAGCAGGGCCACCCACGAGGGCAAAACCAGTCAAAGAAACCACCGCATCTACAATGGGTAAAGGCTCCACCCCTTGTACAGGCTTATCCCAGAAATACTCATTTACAGGCTTAGAAAAATCCAAACCACCCGCAAATACAGGAATTACCCTTGCACCACGATATTCAAACTCCTGTAACATCGCCACATAGTGGGCATCGTCTCCAGTTACTAAGTGAGTCCGTTGTAATACTAACCCAACGGTAGGAGCAAGAGGATCTTTTAAATCATCACTAATATCATCACGGCTGTTATACCAGTTGAGATACCCTTTGATGTCCTCAAACATAGTGGGGGCAAGGGGATGCCATATACCCATATCAGGATAAACGATAGGCTCAGCATACTTAGCGTTACGGTTAAGTAGAGATTTTTCCCCAGTGAAGACATATTTGTCAGCCAACATCAAGAAGAAGTTTTCGAGGTTGTCAGCAGAACCACCCAACCAATACTGGAAACTTAACATAAAGTTACGAGCATCTTGAGCTTTTTCCACAGGTAAATATTTCAATACCGTGGGAAGGGTGCGTAAAAGTTTGAGCATAGCATCTTCAAAACCAGCCCCCGACTTTTGCTTACGCTTCTTCATAAAGTCGCCGATGACGCTCTTACTTTGTCCGAGTTGTGCCATGCTGAAGCTACCCATTTTGTTGAGGCGCATTACTTCGGGCATGGAGGGGAAGACTACTGCCGCATCTAGGGTGTCACGGTGGGGAGTCACAGCTTCCACCACTTTTTGAGCCAATTCTTCGATGAAAATTAAAGATGCAATGAAAATATTTGCTTCTGAGACATCTTTTTTGAACTCTTCATAGTTTTCAGGGCTTCTCAATTCTTCGATGAGATAACCGCTAATTTCAATGGCGAGATTGGGGTTATGGGCGTTAATCGATTTGATGGCCGCAGAAATAGAACTTTGATACTGAGGTTCTAAAACAACATAAACCACCTTCATTAAAGCACGATCTCCTAGGTTTTCTGGTGCTATGTGTCTGATGGCGGATTTTACGTTTGTAAACATTAATGTTTTTTCTCCTATTTAGGTGAATTTAAACGGGATATGTTAAGAATTATTACAGAGCTTAATATACGCTCTTTATTGTTTGTACCACGAAAATAAGCTCTTTTACCTATATTTTTGGGAATCTTTACGGTAATCCGTAGTATTTTGTTACAAATTGTTACAAGTATGCGGTTTTTGAGAATGAAAATTAAGAAATCAAGGGAAAACCATGGTTTTTCCATAAAAATCAAGTTGTGAAGCAAGGATAATATTCTCGGTTTTTCGCCTTCCCTAGACCATTTTTTCGGTAACGTCTAATTGATGAGGTGATTCTGGGCAGAAGGCTAAAATATGGTACAGTCAATACAAATTTAAGAAAACGTTTTTATATTAATTTGCCTTTTTTGTTTATTAATGATTTAAATCATTGTCATGGAATTAGGTAATTTTTGATTGAGCTAAAGTTGCAGATAAGAAAAATTCAAGGTGATGACAGAATTTCTGGTTAGATATGTATGGTTAGTACCTTTTTATAGTTTACTTGGGGCATTATTTACCCTTCCTTGGGCTTTAGGGTTTGTGCGTCGTACAGGGCCACGGCCGGCGGCTTATATAAATATTTTGATGACTTTACTATCATTTATTCATGGTAGTGTGGCTTTTAGTTATGTTTTGAACCATGATTCTTTTAATTTAAATTTTCCCTGGTTTACCATCGCTGATTTAGATTTATCTTTTGCGGTGGAAGTCTCTCAGATTAGCATGACGGCCCTAAGTTTGGTTACATTAATCAGCTTATTGGCACAGGTATTTGCGATCGGTTATATGGAGAAAGATTGGTCTTTGGCTAGATTTTTCGGTATCATGAGTTTCTTTGAGGCAGCTATCGGCGGTATAGCCCTAAGTGATTCTTTACTCCTCAGCTATGGCTTATTAGAACTATTAACCCTTTCTACCTATTTATTAGTGGGTTTTTGGTATGCTCAACCCCTCGTCGTTACAGCGGCCAGAGATGCTTTTCTTACTAAAAGAGTGGGAGATATTATTCTTTTAATGGGCTTAGTGGCTCTTTCTAGCTATGGGGCAGGGTTGACTTTTTCTGAGTTAACCACTTGGGCGGCTGATCATCCTCTATCTGATTTTACCGCCGCTTTGTTGGGTTTATCCCTTATTGCTGGGCCTACTGGTAAGTGCGCTCAATTTCCCCTTAACCTATGGTTAGATGAAGGAATGGAAGGGCCTAGCCCTGCTAGTATTCTGCGAAATTCCGTGGTAGTTTCGGCGGGGGCTTATGTATTGATTAAATTAGAGCCTGTATTTACTCTCTCTCCTGTATCGGCGGATGCTTTAATTATTATTGGTGCTATTACTGCCATTGGTGGTTCATTAATTGCCTTGGCACAGGTCGATTTAAAGCGAACTTTATCCCATTCTACCAGTGCCTATTTAGGTTTAGCATTTATTGCAGTGGGTTTGGGTCATGTAGATATTGCTTTTCTGATTGTCTTAACCCATGGCATTGCCAAGGCTTTATTGTTCATGAGTGCGGCTTCGGTGATTCTTACTACCACAGCTCAAAATATTACCGAGTTGGGGGGATTATGGTCAAAAATGCCCGCAACAACGATCGCCTTTATGACTGGTAGTGCAGGAATTGTGGGCTTATTACCCCTAGGAATGTTTTTCACCCTTTCTCGTTGGTTTGACGGCAAATTAGATGTCCCTTGGTGGTTATTGGGGATTTTGTTAACGGTAAATCTAATTAATGCCCTTAACTTCACCCGTGTATTTCGTCTTGTTTTCCTAGGACAAACCCAACCGAAAACAAAAAGAGCGCCAGAGGTTATTTGGTCCATGGCTTTACCCATGGTGACATTAACAATTTTCACCTTACTAAGCCCTTTAATTCCTATTAAATACTCTCTATGGTTAAGCCCCATATCACCCCTAACTAATAATAATAGTCAGATATTGACTTTTGCCGTACCCGCATTAATTATTTCTGGGGCGGTGGGAGTCATTGTTGGTTTTACTTTACCACTACATCGATTATGGGATCGTCCTTTAAACAAGTTTGTCCGTTTTACCCAAGATTTACTGGCCTACGACTTCTATTTAGACAAAATTTATCAATATACCGTGGTGGCTTTTGTCACTGCCTTATCTCGTCTAACGACATGGTTTGATCGTTATGTGGTTGATGGGGCGGTAAACTTGGTGAGTTTATTCGCTATTTTTAGCGGTAACGCATTAAAGTACAACACTTCTGGACAATCTCAGTTTTATGTCCTTACCATCTTAGTGGGGGTAAGTCTTTTGATGTGGTCAATTGTGAGTGGTCAATGGGGTAATATTCTTAGTTATTGGAATTTTTAGTTGGTGAGCAATGCCCACCGTACTTGTTGATCTGGCGTTGGTTTTGGGCAAGGGGCTTAAGCTCCTTGTAAGAAAAAATTTATGATTATTTACTTTTAAAAAAATGCTGAGTTTGTTAATTTGGATTTCAGTATTAGGGGGCTTAGTGGTGGGCTTTTTACCCAAAAATAAAAACCCTAATATCTATCGTAATATCGCTTTAGTGTTTGCGATAATTACCCTTGTGGTTAATTTATATATTGCTTTTAATTTTAGAACTGATACTTTCAGTTTACAGTTTACAGAGCATTATCAGTGGTTGGATTGGCTAGGACTTAGCTATGATTTAGGTTTAGATGGTCTATCTTTTCCTCTTATTTGTCTGAATAGTTTTTTAACTTTAACAGCAATTTATATCACTCCCAAAGATTTACCACGTCCTAGACTTTATTATTCTTTAGTTTTATTGCTTAGTGCTGGGGTAATGGGTGCATTTCTCGCACAAAATTTACTACTATTCTTCCTTTTCTATGAGGTGGAAGTAGCTCCTCTGTATTTCTTAATTGCCATTTGGGGAGGACAAAGAAAGGGTTATGCGGCAATGAAGTTTTTACTTTACACCGTATTGTCTGGATTTTTAGTGTTAGTTTCTTTCCTTGGTTTAGTGTGGTTGAGTGGAGAATCAACTTTTGCTTTTGAGCCTTTAAAATCTCATTCTATTCCCGTGGCTAGTCAGGTATTACTTTTAATTCCTTTGTTGATTGGTTTATTTATCAAAATTCCTATTTTCCCTTTCCATACTTGGTTGCCCGATGCCCACGTGGAAGCTAGTACACCCGTATCAGTGTTGTTGGCAGGGGTATTGTTGAAGTTAGGAACATATGGTTTACTCAGGTTTGGGGTTGGTTTATTTCGTGATGGTTGGTTGGTATTAGCTCCCTATCTAGCCTTTTTGGCGGCCATTAGCGCCCTTTATGGGGCATCCTGTGCGATCGCCCAGAAGGACATGAAAAAGGTGGTTGCTTATTCATCTATCGCCCATATGGCATATATTTTACTGGGGGCGGCTGCCACTACCCGCCTAAGTTTGGAGGCTTGTATTTTACAGATGGTAAGCCATGGTTTAATTTCCGCCATGTTATTTATCTTGGTGGGTATTGTGTACAAAAAAACGGGTAGCCGTGATGTAAACTACCTCAGTGGTTTGTTAAATCCTGAAAGGGGATTGCCTGTAACGGGTAGTTTGATGATTTTGGCGGTGATGGCTAGTTCCGGAATTCCAGGAATGATTGGTTTTATCGCTGAATTTTTAGTATTTCGGGGTAGTTTTCCCATTTTTCCCATACCGACTCTATTATGTTTAGTGGGAACGGGTTTAACGGCTGTTTACTTCCTATTAATGGTTAATCGAGTCTTTTTTGGTCGTTTAACTGTTGAGTTGGCTAGTTTGCCTCGAGTAATGTGGTCTGAGCGAATACCTGCGATCGCCCTTGCCATACTTATCATCATCTTTGGCTTACAACCAGATTGGATGCTGAGATGGTGTAAAACCGAAGCCTCGGTGATTCTTTACGGTAATCAAATTGTTGTTGAGCAACAAATCAATAGTTAAAACCATTGATAATTAAGAATGGATAATTGAGAATGGATAATTGAAGTACCCCAATTCCTCATCAACAACATTAACAAAAACCCAAAATATGACGACTACAACCCACTGGACAAAAAAACATATTATTTCCCTAGAAGACTTTAGCAAAGAAGAGTACGACACCGTCTTAACCACCGCTGCTAGTTTTCGGGATGTCTTGAAAAGTAGAACTAAAAAAGTTCCAGCCTTGCAAGGGCAAGTGGTAGCGAATATGTTTTTTGAGCCTTCCACCCGTACCCGTAGCAGTTTTGAGTTGGCAGCCAAGAGGCTATCGGCGGATATTCTTAACTTCGCCCCTAGCTCATCATCCCTCACCAAAGGGGAAACCATCCTTGATACTGCCAAAACCTATTTGGCCATGGGAGCGAATATCATGGTAATTCGTCACAGTCAATCGGGAGTACCTTTAAACATTGCCCAAGAGATGGATCGACTAAAAACGGGGGTAAGTATTTTTAATGCGGGGGATGGCTTACACCAACATCCCTCCCAAGGGTTATTAGACTTATTTACTATCTCTAATTTATTAGATCCCAAAAATCCTCGCACCGCCCTGTTAGAAGGAAAAAAAATTGCCATTGTGGGGGATATAATCCATTCTCGTGTAGCTCGTTCCAATATTAACAGTCTGTTGGCTTCTGGGGTGCATTTGCATCTTTGCGCTCCTCCTACCCTTTTACCCCATCTATTTGCTCACACGGTTAAACCTGAATATAGGGACCGTTTATTTATCCATTGGCACATTAAACCAGCCCTTGAAAATGCTGATTTTGTGATGACTTTAAGGCTACAAAAAGAGCGTATGGCAGATTATTTATTACCTAGTTTAAGGGAATATCATCAATTATTTGGGATTACGCGCGATCGCCTCTTATGGTGCAATCCAGAAGTTAAAGTATTACACCCAGGCCCTGTAAACCGAGGGGTAGAAATAAGTTCAGACTTAATGGACGATGAAAGACTCAGTTTGATTTCTGACCAAGTTACTAGCGGAGTAGCCGTGAGAATGGCTTTACTATATCTCATTGGTAACTTAAAACAAGAAATTAGCCCCCAAATATTATCTACCAATTAAAGTTATCGAGAAAGTTCCTCGACAATTTTATCGCCACGTCGATTATTATATTTGCTATTATCCAAAACATCGGATTTTTCTTCGATAGATAAGGCGCTGGTGATAGATGTACGGAGATGATAACTTGTCTTACTCAACGGCTCAGGTAAAAATTGATCTCCAAAAGCGATAAAAACGATCAATAATAAAGGGCTAGTTCTGAGCAAAAAAAGCATATTTTGAAAACAAAAACTGGTTATATTACTAATAAATTTTTTCATTGCTTTTACTACGATGGGAACATTATAAAAAACTCTCTAACTATTATGATGCCCAAAACAACGCCTTAAGTTATCGGGTAGTGTCAATTACAAATTTCCCTCCATTAACCATTCGGGCGAATAGTGAGAAAAATGTTAAGATATTGTTACAATGACTAACAACCCCAGATACTAAATAATATAGTACGGATCTCATGACTCAAACTACTTCCCCCCAACCATTATCTAATCAAGAAGAAAAGATAATTGATGTCCCGTCAGAAATTGTTGCCACTCCTAAGACACATCAGGAAAATTTAGGCCCAATTCCAGACATCTCCCCCGAAGATTGGGAATATAATCCGGATACTATTATCAAGTATTATCGGGGCAAACCTTTACAAGTATTAGGTCGATTAATCAATATTTCTTTTCCCTTTGCATCATTCATGCTCACTAACTGGTGGCATTCCCTTTTAGGTACATCGAAAAAAAACCAGAAAAAACAGGCAGAAAAACTAAGAAAAATCTTAACCAGACTAGGCCCTGCTTATATCAAAATTGGTCAAGCCCTCTCCACTCGTCCTGATTTAGTTTCCCCTGCTTACTTAGAAGAATTAACCAGTTTACAAGATCAACTTCCCCCTTTTCCTAATGAAATCGCTTATCAATTTATAGAAGAAGAATTAGGCTCTAAACCAGAAGAAGTATATCAAGAAATAACTCCAAATCCCATTGCGGCAGCTTCCTTGGGGCAGGTATATCGTGGCAGATTGAAAACAGGGGAAGAAGTTGCCATAAAGGTACAGCGTCCTGATTTGGTTAGAAGAATTACCCTTGATATATACATCATGCGTAGCATTGCTACATGGGTAAAAGAAAATGTGAAGCGCATTCGCTCGGATTTAGTCGCTATTACTGACGAACTGGCGGCAAGAATTTTTGAAGAAATGAATTATATGAAGGAGGGGGAAAACGCCTCTAAATTTAAAGATTTATATGGTCATTTAGAGGAGATTTATGTGCCAAAAATCTATTGGGAATATACTGGCAGAAGGGTATTGACCATGGAATGGATTGAGGGTACTAAGTTAACGGATATTGAGAAAATCCAAGCTCAAGGTATTGATGCTACCCATTTGGTAGAGGTGGGAGTGCAATGCTCTTTGAGACAATTACTAGAACATGGGTTCTTCCATGCAGATCCTCACCCTGGTAACCTTTTGGCCATGGGGGATGGTAGATTGGCATATCTAGATTTTGGGATGATGAGTAATATTAAGCCTTACCAAAGATATGGGTTAATTGAAGCGGTGGTTCACCTTGTCAATCGTGATTTTGATGGGTTAGCCCAAGATTATGTTAATTTAGACTTTTTGACCCCAGAAACGGACTTAACGCCAATTATACCTGCCTTAGCGGAAGTTTTTAATAATGCTTTGGGGGCTAGTGTAGCGGAGTTGAATTTCAAAAAGATTACCGATGAAATGTCGGCGATGATGTATGAGTTTCCTTTTCGTGTTCCTGCCTATTATGCTTTGATTATTCGTTCTATGGTGACATTGGAAGGGATTGCTATTAATATTGACCCTGAGTTTAAGGTATTGAGTAAGGCTTATCCCTATGTGGCCAAAAGGTTGTTAACGGATCAATCTGAGCAATTACAGGCTAGTTTAAGGGATTTACTATTTAAAGATGGTAATTTCCGTTGGAATCGTTTAGAAAATTTGTTGCGTAATGCCAAAGATTCTCCTGATTATGACTTTGATAGGGTGATGAATCAGGGCATGGAATATTTACTTTCTGAAAGGGGTAAGTTTATCAGAGAAAGATTAGCCACTGAAATTGTTAATTATCTGGATAAGATGGGGCAAAAAACATGGTTTAATATTTCTAGCTCTGTGAGTCGGGTTGTGGGTTGGGATTCTCCTCAACGTCCTGCGGTAATGAATAATGGTTCGGTGGAGAGTCAATCTATGGAACATTTACAGAATATTATCGAAATTTTACAGGAAACCGATGGTTATGATCCTATGAAATTGGTACCGATTATCACGAAGATTTTACAGAATTCTGAGACTCAAAAGTTGGGTCAACAAATTGCTGGGGGTTTGGCTCAAAAGGCTACGGCAAGGTTGATTCGTAATTTATTATTAGATAATAATTCTAATAATAATGGTAATGGTAAAAGTCCTAGTAAAAAAGATCAGTTGTCTTTACCTGTGGCGGCGATGAGATAGTTGTTCGTTGCACTAATTTATATGATTATATGTGTTGGGGTGAGGAGGAATAGGGTATGGTTTTTATGATTGTAAATTAAGAATCTAAATGTTGTTTACTCTTTCTCTAACTAGAATTTAATGAAACGCTATATTCTTTATTGGACAAAGGTTATGGCGTTTTCATCTTTTTAGATTAAATACACCCTAGTTCATAAAGGGGAACTATTTTTTTATTTATACAAAATATTATTTTATGGCAATTTTACCTTCAAAGTTAATTTTAGAACCTTTGTTACGGGGTTGGTTATTAGAGGATATTGGTAGGGGCGATCGCACTACAAACGCAATTTTTACCGAGGAAAATAAATACCAAAAAGCCCATTGGCTATTGAAAGAAAATGGAGTAATTGCAGGTTTACCCATAGCCAAACAAGTATTTCAACTATTAGATGAAAAGGTTATTTTTTCCGAAAAAGTGAGGGAAGGGGAATATTATTCTTCTGGTACTATTTTGGTAGAAATGGAAGGAGAAATGGATGGTTTATTGACGGGAGAAAGGGTAGCATTAAATTTGGTAATGCACCTTAGCGGTGTTGCGACGATGACAAGGAAATATGTGGAGGCTATTGCCGATTTTCCTACTCAGTTGGTGGATACCCGTAAAACTACTCCGGGCTTAAGAATTTTGGAAAAATATGCCACTCAAGTGGGAGGGGCTTTAAATCATCGTATGGGTTTGGATGATGCGGTGATGATCAAAGATAATCACATTGAAGCGGCGGGGAGTATTGCTAAGGCGATCGCCCTTATTCGTGGTAATATACCTTATCCTCTGACCATTGAAGTGGAAACCAATACCCTAGAGCAAGTCCAAGAGGCGATCGATCATCAAGCAGATATTATCATGTTAGATAATATGGCTATTCCTGAAATGATAGAAGCAGTAAAAATTATCAGACAGGCTAATGAGAGAATAAAAATAGAAGCATCGGGTAACATTACCCTCGATACCATTGCCCAAGTGGCTCAGACAGGAATTGATTTTATCTCCACCAGTGCCACTATTACCAAAGCACCATGGCTAGATTTAAGCATGAAATTCTAAACATTCAATAAATATTTAAAATATTGTTATCACTCCTCACCCAAACTAAAAAACAGATCTAAACTTAACAATGCCCCTAGTAAAGATTTAGACCTTGTCACTATTTATTTTAATTCCCATGTTAAAATATCTTCATAAAAGTATTTTTTATATCAATTGAATTTTAAGGACG of Cyanobacterium sp. HL-69 contains these proteins:
- the ndhD4 gene encoding NAD(P)H-quinone oxidoreductase subunit NdhD4, producing the protein MLSLLIWISVLGGLVVGFLPKNKNPNIYRNIALVFAIITLVVNLYIAFNFRTDTFSLQFTEHYQWLDWLGLSYDLGLDGLSFPLICLNSFLTLTAIYITPKDLPRPRLYYSLVLLLSAGVMGAFLAQNLLLFFLFYEVEVAPLYFLIAIWGGQRKGYAAMKFLLYTVLSGFLVLVSFLGLVWLSGESTFAFEPLKSHSIPVASQVLLLIPLLIGLFIKIPIFPFHTWLPDAHVEASTPVSVLLAGVLLKLGTYGLLRFGVGLFRDGWLVLAPYLAFLAAISALYGASCAIAQKDMKKVVAYSSIAHMAYILLGAAATTRLSLEACILQMVSHGLISAMLFILVGIVYKKTGSRDVNYLSGLLNPERGLPVTGSLMILAVMASSGIPGMIGFIAEFLVFRGSFPIFPIPTLLCLVGTGLTAVYFLLMVNRVFFGRLTVELASLPRVMWSERIPAIALAILIIIFGLQPDWMLRWCKTEASVILYGNQIVVEQQINS
- the nadC gene encoding nicotinate-nucleotide pyrophosphorylase (carboxylating) NadC — translated: MAILPSKLILEPLLRGWLLEDIGRGDRTTNAIFTEENKYQKAHWLLKENGVIAGLPIAKQVFQLLDEKVIFSEKVREGEYYSSGTILVEMEGEMDGLLTGERVALNLVMHLSGVATMTRKYVEAIADFPTQLVDTRKTTPGLRILEKYATQVGGALNHRMGLDDAVMIKDNHIEAAGSIAKAIALIRGNIPYPLTIEVETNTLEQVQEAIDHQADIIMLDNMAIPEMIEAVKIIRQANERIKIEASGNITLDTIAQVAQTGIDFISTSATITKAPWLDLSMKF
- the pyrB gene encoding aspartate carbamoyltransferase catalytic subunit PyrB, which encodes MTTTTHWTKKHIISLEDFSKEEYDTVLTTAASFRDVLKSRTKKVPALQGQVVANMFFEPSTRTRSSFELAAKRLSADILNFAPSSSSLTKGETILDTAKTYLAMGANIMVIRHSQSGVPLNIAQEMDRLKTGVSIFNAGDGLHQHPSQGLLDLFTISNLLDPKNPRTALLEGKKIAIVGDIIHSRVARSNINSLLASGVHLHLCAPPTLLPHLFAHTVKPEYRDRLFIHWHIKPALENADFVMTLRLQKERMADYLLPSLREYHQLFGITRDRLLWCNPEVKVLHPGPVNRGVEISSDLMDDERLSLISDQVTSGVAVRMALLYLIGNLKQEISPQILSTN
- a CDS encoding Ubiquinone biosynthesis monooxygenase UbiB yields the protein MTQTTSPQPLSNQEEKIIDVPSEIVATPKTHQENLGPIPDISPEDWEYNPDTIIKYYRGKPLQVLGRLINISFPFASFMLTNWWHSLLGTSKKNQKKQAEKLRKILTRLGPAYIKIGQALSTRPDLVSPAYLEELTSLQDQLPPFPNEIAYQFIEEELGSKPEEVYQEITPNPIAAASLGQVYRGRLKTGEEVAIKVQRPDLVRRITLDIYIMRSIATWVKENVKRIRSDLVAITDELAARIFEEMNYMKEGENASKFKDLYGHLEEIYVPKIYWEYTGRRVLTMEWIEGTKLTDIEKIQAQGIDATHLVEVGVQCSLRQLLEHGFFHADPHPGNLLAMGDGRLAYLDFGMMSNIKPYQRYGLIEAVVHLVNRDFDGLAQDYVNLDFLTPETDLTPIIPALAEVFNNALGASVAELNFKKITDEMSAMMYEFPFRVPAYYALIIRSMVTLEGIAINIDPEFKVLSKAYPYVAKRLLTDQSEQLQASLRDLLFKDGNFRWNRLENLLRNAKDSPDYDFDRVMNQGMEYLLSERGKFIRERLATEIVNYLDKMGQKTWFNISSSVSRVVGWDSPQRPAVMNNGSVESQSMEHLQNIIEILQETDGYDPMKLVPIITKILQNSETQKLGQQIAGGLAQKATARLIRNLLLDNNSNNNGNGKSPSKKDQLSLPVAAMR